A section of the Pediococcus inopinatus genome encodes:
- a CDS encoding elongation factor G, whose translation MKHIVAGIIAHVDAGKTTLSESLLYRAGELRKLGRVDNGDAFLDSDDLEKKHGITIFSHQANLHYHNLDLTLLDTPGHVDFASQTEAVLSVLDYAILVISATDGIQGHTRTLWRLLERYHVPTFVFVNKMDMDRADKQQVLDQLQTVFSQGCIDFSTGKTELSDDANEEIAMRNDTVLESFLDIGNLDEDTVQQMIKRREVFPCYFGAALKVAGIDPFLDGIERWTSETEVKPDFAARVFKISHDEKGERLTWVRVTGGTLATKAILLEDQKANQLRVYDGAKFTVQQNITDGGVCAITGLTGTYPGQGLGDEADGATPSIQPVLNYALDPKGQDIHVCLTALRQLEDEDPQLHVSWSSHLQEIRVQIMGEIQLEILQQILLEQFNLDVGFGEGSILYKETITQPVEGVGHFEPLRHYSEVHLLLQPAPKGSSLTFDTQCALDVLGKNWQHQVLTNLRSKEHLGVLVGAPITDMQITLVGGKASNVHSVGGDFREATWRAVRQGLMMLKERGGCQLLEPWYQFRLEVGQDQVGRAMNDIQKMSGSFDTPEMTSNDDGALTTLTGVAPVSEMQDYAQEVRAYTHGKGQLECVICGYQACHNADEVIEKLKYNPTSDLENTPDSVFCAHGAGYPVSWDEVPRMAHVEYTYSLDTLKNK comes from the coding sequence ATGAAGCACATCGTTGCAGGTATCATCGCCCATGTCGATGCCGGTAAAACTACGTTATCAGAGTCATTGCTATACCGGGCTGGTGAGTTGCGAAAGCTTGGTCGCGTTGATAATGGGGATGCCTTTCTTGATTCAGATGATCTCGAAAAAAAGCATGGTATCACCATTTTTTCGCATCAAGCAAATCTTCACTATCATAACCTTGATCTCACATTGCTAGATACACCCGGGCATGTGGATTTCGCCTCACAAACGGAAGCAGTTTTAAGTGTGTTGGATTATGCCATTCTAGTAATTTCTGCAACTGACGGGATTCAAGGCCATACGCGCACACTTTGGCGATTATTGGAACGCTATCACGTACCGACTTTTGTTTTTGTGAATAAAATGGATATGGACAGGGCGGATAAGCAACAAGTCCTGGATCAATTACAAACAGTTTTTTCTCAGGGATGTATTGATTTTAGTACAGGCAAGACTGAGCTTTCAGATGACGCCAATGAAGAGATTGCCATGCGTAATGACACAGTCCTTGAAAGCTTTTTAGATATCGGAAATCTCGATGAAGATACAGTGCAGCAAATGATCAAACGCCGTGAAGTTTTTCCTTGTTATTTTGGGGCAGCACTTAAAGTTGCCGGCATTGATCCTTTTCTTGATGGGATTGAACGATGGACCAGTGAAACTGAAGTTAAACCGGATTTTGCGGCTCGAGTCTTTAAAATTTCTCATGATGAAAAGGGCGAACGACTTACTTGGGTTCGTGTAACCGGTGGTACGTTGGCTACAAAGGCGATTTTATTAGAAGATCAAAAAGCAAATCAATTACGAGTCTATGATGGCGCTAAATTTACGGTGCAGCAGAACATTACAGACGGCGGTGTGTGTGCCATCACCGGGTTAACGGGAACCTATCCTGGACAAGGACTTGGCGATGAGGCAGATGGCGCGACCCCATCGATTCAGCCGGTTTTAAATTATGCGCTCGATCCAAAAGGTCAAGATATTCATGTGTGTTTAACGGCCCTTCGGCAACTGGAAGATGAGGATCCACAATTGCACGTTTCGTGGTCAAGCCACCTTCAAGAAATTCGCGTTCAAATCATGGGTGAAATCCAGTTGGAGATTTTGCAGCAGATTCTCCTGGAACAATTTAACTTAGACGTCGGTTTTGGTGAAGGCAGTATTTTGTACAAGGAAACAATCACACAGCCTGTCGAGGGTGTGGGCCATTTTGAACCTCTGCGCCATTATTCAGAAGTCCATCTGTTACTTCAACCAGCACCAAAGGGAAGTAGCCTAACTTTTGACACGCAATGTGCCCTCGATGTACTCGGAAAAAACTGGCAACATCAAGTGTTAACTAATCTACGTTCAAAAGAACATCTTGGGGTCCTAGTTGGGGCACCAATTACAGATATGCAGATTACCCTCGTCGGTGGCAAAGCTAGTAATGTCCATTCAGTCGGCGGTGACTTTCGAGAAGCAACTTGGCGAGCAGTGAGACAAGGATTGATGATGTTAAAGGAACGTGGTGGCTGTCAATTATTGGAGCCGTGGTACCAGTTTCGATTAGAGGTTGGCCAAGATCAAGTTGGTCGGGCCATGAACGATATTCAAAAGATGAGTGGCAGTTTTGATACACCAGAAATGACTTCTAATGACGATGGGGCGCTAACAACGCTGACGGGAGTTGCTCCCGTTTCAGAGATGCAAGATTATGCGCAAGAAGTGCGTGCTTATACGCATGGTAAAGGACAGCTGGAATGTGTGATTTGTGGGTATCAGGCCTGTCATAATGCCGATGAGGTTATTGAAAAACTGAAGTACAATCCAACTTCAGATCTAGAAAATACGCCGGATTCTGTTTTCTGTGCACATGGGGCGGGCTATCCAGTTTCTTGGGATGAGGTGCCTCGCATGGCCCATGTTGAATATACGTATTCGTTAGATACTTTAAAAAATAAATGA
- a CDS encoding DNA alkylation repair protein, translating into MEKLDFEFKANPKNAVAMAKYMKNRFSFLGLKTPERKEQSQPLFEASKVLDMMTLRQWISNLYAREYREYQYVAIDLADKNLKKFKFEDMVFLSQFVAQKSWWDSVDSLRAVFGRYIKRHPDEKTAVFELFYQSSNMWERRVSLNLQLMEKQYTDQKMLTDAILFDRATDEFFIQKAIGWALRQYSKTDPAWVIEFLNSYQLSNLAIREASKYI; encoded by the coding sequence ATGGAAAAATTAGACTTCGAATTTAAAGCCAACCCTAAAAATGCTGTTGCAATGGCAAAGTATATGAAAAATCGTTTTTCTTTCTTAGGATTGAAGACGCCTGAACGAAAAGAACAGAGCCAACCCCTTTTTGAGGCAAGCAAAGTACTTGATATGATGACGCTCCGCCAGTGGATTAGTAACCTTTATGCGAGAGAGTATCGCGAGTATCAGTATGTTGCCATTGATTTGGCAGATAAGAACCTTAAAAAATTTAAGTTTGAAGATATGGTTTTCCTCAGTCAATTTGTCGCACAGAAAAGTTGGTGGGATAGTGTAGATTCTCTACGAGCAGTTTTCGGCAGATACATTAAACGTCACCCGGACGAAAAAACGGCAGTTTTTGAGTTGTTCTACCAAAGTTCTAACATGTGGGAGCGACGTGTTTCCTTGAACCTTCAATTGATGGAGAAGCAATATACGGATCAAAAAATGTTAACTGATGCGATTTTATTTGATCGAGCAACTGATGAATTTTTCATTCAAAAGGCAATTGGATGGGCGCTTCGCCAGTATAGTAAAACAGATCCAGCGTGGGTAATTGAGTTTTTGAATAGCTATCAATTGAGCAACCTAGCTATCAGAGAAGCATCAAAGTACATTTAG
- a CDS encoding DUF2798 domain-containing protein — MPRNLKEEVVFTAIMAGLMVFVMVCYNVMLVQGFTKGFMMNSLSDYPGGLLVAIILDLLLVGPIAKKLAFKYIINDYMKKNVVLIGITISVMMVLGMVTCMSLFGIIMSHNVSLASYIHAWGFNFIVALPLQLLIVGPIARAVLGKMQSATDKAKAAQETTSEEIE; from the coding sequence ATGCCAAGAAATTTAAAAGAAGAAGTTGTTTTCACTGCTATCATGGCCGGTTTAATGGTCTTTGTGATGGTTTGCTATAACGTGATGTTAGTTCAAGGATTTACTAAGGGATTCATGATGAATTCTCTTTCAGATTATCCCGGTGGGTTGCTCGTTGCCATTATTTTGGACTTGTTACTCGTTGGACCAATTGCTAAGAAGCTTGCATTTAAATACATTATCAACGACTATATGAAGAAAAATGTTGTCCTTATCGGAATTACCATTTCAGTAATGATGGTTCTCGGTATGGTAACTTGCATGTCACTTTTTGGAATCATCATGTCCCACAACGTAAGTTTAGCAAGTTATATTCACGCTTGGGGTTTTAACTTCATCGTTGCTTTACCACTCCAATTACTCATCGTAGGCCCAATCGCTCGCGCTGTGTTAGGTAAGATGCAATCAGCAACTGATAAAGCTAAAGCAGCACAAGAAACAACTAGCGAAGAAATTGAATAA
- a CDS encoding 2-hydroxyacid dehydrogenase family protein encodes MSQVYLAAQLPTKTTAILKEHQLNYSVYGGDGLISQQELMENVADAQYLITALSTKVDKEIIDHAPKLKLIANFGAGFNNIDTDYAKEKGIVVTNTPLVSTNSVAEVTVGLMLALSHRVVEGDAQMRKEGFPGWAPLYFLGHEIAGKTLGVVGLGNIGQEVARKASALSMNVQYWQPHQKSDPEERSLGVKYVSFDQLVATSDFISINAPQTSANYHQFNQDVFHQMKTDAAIINVGRGPIIDEVSLRDALKNKEIGGAALDVYEHEPKVTPGFQTMKNVILTPHIGNATVEARDAMGKIVADNIVLVNEGQKAKYVVNP; translated from the coding sequence ATGAGTCAGGTCTATTTAGCAGCGCAATTGCCAACAAAGACAACCGCCATTTTAAAAGAACATCAATTGAATTACAGTGTTTATGGTGGTGACGGGCTAATTTCACAACAAGAGTTAATGGAAAATGTGGCCGATGCACAATATTTGATCACCGCACTGTCAACCAAAGTAGATAAGGAAATTATTGACCATGCCCCCAAGTTGAAGTTAATTGCTAATTTTGGGGCGGGGTTCAATAATATTGATACTGACTATGCCAAAGAAAAAGGGATTGTGGTGACCAATACACCACTGGTTTCGACAAATTCGGTTGCAGAAGTTACGGTTGGGTTAATGTTAGCTTTGAGTCATCGCGTGGTGGAAGGTGACGCGCAGATGCGCAAAGAAGGCTTTCCAGGATGGGCGCCGCTTTATTTCTTAGGACATGAAATTGCCGGGAAAACTCTGGGAGTTGTTGGCCTAGGAAACATTGGGCAAGAAGTTGCGCGCAAAGCATCCGCCTTGTCGATGAATGTGCAATATTGGCAACCGCATCAAAAATCCGATCCTGAAGAACGCAGTCTGGGCGTAAAATATGTATCATTTGATCAATTAGTGGCAACAAGCGATTTCATCAGCATTAATGCACCACAAACTTCCGCAAATTATCATCAGTTTAACCAAGATGTCTTTCACCAAATGAAAACGGATGCCGCCATTATTAACGTTGGACGGGGACCAATTATTGATGAAGTATCGTTAAGGGATGCCTTGAAGAATAAAGAAATCGGTGGCGCGGCCTTGGATGTTTATGAACATGAACCAAAAGTTACACCAGGTTTCCAAACTATGAAAAATGTGATCTTAACGCCCCACATCGGTAATGCCACAGTTGAAGCTCGGGATGCTATGGGTAAAATTGTGGCCGACAACATTGTTTTAGTGAATGAAGGTCAAAAAGCTAAATACGTTGTTAACCCATAG
- the pepI gene encoding proline iminopeptidase: MKIKEGYMPFHGYKTYYRIVGEPSKDKAPLLLIHGGPGSSHNYFELLDDYAKTGRQLIMYDQVGCGKSSLPEDEGVYVKETWAEELVALRKYLHLDEIHMLGQSWGGMLEMFYLTQYDQKGIKSVMIDGSPASIKLWTKEQHRLISYLSYEDRAAIAEAERTGNFTGPKYLAANDRYMERYCWDDPDENSPEPLRRETNGKRASLIAEGPNEFTENGTISDFEVTDDLKKIHVPVLVTNGTDDLCTPLIAKSVYDHIPGAKWHLFANSHHLALLDQHDEFIDVLDHWLAEND, encoded by the coding sequence ATGAAAATTAAAGAAGGCTACATGCCATTTCACGGCTATAAAACTTATTACAGAATCGTTGGTGAACCAAGTAAGGACAAGGCCCCATTGCTATTAATTCATGGTGGTCCTGGTTCTTCGCATAATTACTTTGAATTATTGGATGACTACGCCAAAACTGGTCGTCAGTTAATTATGTATGACCAAGTTGGTTGTGGAAAATCCTCTCTTCCAGAAGATGAAGGGGTCTATGTTAAAGAGACCTGGGCCGAAGAACTTGTTGCTTTACGTAAGTACTTGCATTTGGATGAAATCCACATGCTTGGCCAATCGTGGGGCGGAATGCTCGAAATGTTTTATTTAACGCAATACGATCAAAAAGGAATTAAGAGTGTCATGATTGATGGCTCACCAGCCTCGATCAAACTATGGACTAAAGAACAACACCGTTTGATTTCATATTTAAGTTATGAAGATCGCGCGGCCATTGCAGAAGCAGAACGGACAGGCAACTTTACGGGCCCTAAATATTTAGCAGCTAATGATCGTTATATGGAACGGTATTGTTGGGATGATCCTGATGAAAATTCGCCAGAACCTTTACGTCGTGAAACTAACGGGAAACGCGCTAGTTTGATTGCGGAAGGACCTAATGAATTCACTGAAAATGGGACTATAAGTGATTTTGAAGTAACTGATGACCTTAAAAAGATTCACGTACCAGTTTTAGTTACCAACGGGACGGATGATTTATGTACCCCATTAATTGCTAAATCCGTTTATGATCACATTCCTGGCGCAAAGTGGCATTTATTTGCCAACAGCCATCATTTGGCACTTTTGGATCAACATGATGAGTTTATTGATGTCCTTGATCATTGGCTGGCAGAAAACGACTAA
- a CDS encoding alpha/beta hydrolase — MKKRTKILFTAIIAVIVLLAGSWLYLRAQIYQPSKPADKIAQQATTTKPELYFKSGLTTNPLVIFYPGALVEPASYSIWAKQVADAGYPVYIVRFPMDLAVLAPNKANHVLENSKRNYVIGGHSLGGVMASRYAKTHQQRLKGVLFLASYPDKKGSLKSTKLPVLSITASRDGVLNHSAYKKAKRLLPKETDYKQIKGGNHAGFGSYGAQKGDNPATISNQSQQRQIAQQLIQWLQGLD, encoded by the coding sequence ATGAAAAAAAGAACAAAAATTTTATTTACCGCGATAATTGCCGTAATAGTTTTATTAGCTGGTAGCTGGCTATACTTACGCGCGCAAATATACCAACCAAGTAAACCAGCAGATAAAATTGCTCAACAAGCAACGACCACCAAGCCAGAACTATATTTTAAAAGTGGACTCACAACAAATCCGCTGGTGATTTTTTATCCGGGGGCTTTGGTCGAACCGGCTAGCTATAGTATTTGGGCCAAGCAAGTAGCCGACGCTGGGTATCCAGTTTATATTGTGCGGTTTCCAATGGACTTAGCTGTGCTAGCGCCAAATAAAGCAAATCATGTTCTGGAAAATTCAAAGCGGAACTATGTAATTGGTGGCCATTCACTGGGTGGTGTAATGGCTAGTCGTTATGCCAAAACGCATCAGCAACGGTTGAAGGGTGTTTTATTTTTGGCAAGTTATCCAGACAAGAAAGGTAGTTTGAAATCAACAAAGCTACCAGTTTTATCAATTACAGCTAGTCGCGATGGTGTTTTGAATCACTCCGCATATAAAAAAGCTAAGCGTTTATTACCCAAAGAGACAGACTATAAGCAAATTAAGGGTGGTAATCACGCTGGTTTTGGAAGTTACGGTGCTCAAAAAGGCGATAATCCGGCGACCATTAGTAATCAATCGCAACAACGCCAAATAGCTCAGCAGTTAATTCAGTGGCTGCAAGGATTGGACTAG
- a CDS encoding peptide ABC transporter substrate-binding protein, which translates to MRIFTKKKALLIAGIILIGGVSFGIHANSKQADAAPAQKINLYEATNLTSLDASKITDAVSSSQLGQVDEGLYRLNKDSKPVNALATKTTISKNGKIYTINLRHNGRWGDGQKVTAHDFVYSWERTLNPKTKSEFTYLFASIKNANAIMIGKKAPSTLGVKATNKYQLKITLSKPVPYFKKLLAGTTFYPISQKAVEKYGNKYGTSAKKTVYNGPFVLKGWNGTNDNWKLTKNPTYRDHKIVNLKEINYQVIKESSTAYNLYQSHKLDMVTLAGEQNTQNKNNPELKTLSSGRVGFIQYNEKDKTASNKDLRTAISLAINRQQLATKILENGSTAVKTFGVRNMLKNPQTGKDFVDDAHTPKTMDYNIAKAKTLYQTAQKQLGKKQLTLTITCANDDTSQHTADFIQGQLMNQFKGLKVNIRTMPFPSMLTKVSQGDFQLNLTSWGMDFADPTQALTILTSDSNSNMGHYQSGTYDAAMNAADGKDAMNDSARYQDLVKAAKTATNDQAVTPLYESRSRMLVNSDLHGVVYNKFSGALDFRTAFVK; encoded by the coding sequence ATGAGAATCTTTACAAAAAAAAAGGCTTTATTAATTGCCGGTATCATTCTTATCGGCGGTGTTAGTTTCGGAATTCACGCTAATTCAAAACAAGCCGATGCAGCACCAGCACAAAAAATCAATTTATACGAAGCAACTAATTTAACCAGTCTCGATGCATCGAAAATAACCGATGCTGTTTCCAGTTCTCAGTTAGGCCAAGTTGATGAAGGGCTGTATCGCCTAAACAAGGACAGCAAGCCGGTTAATGCATTAGCTACTAAAACAACTATTTCTAAAAACGGCAAAATTTATACAATTAACTTACGCCATAACGGTCGCTGGGGCGATGGCCAAAAAGTCACTGCGCACGATTTTGTTTATTCATGGGAGCGCACGTTAAACCCCAAAACCAAGTCTGAATTTACCTACCTGTTTGCCAGCATCAAGAATGCCAATGCGATCATGATCGGCAAAAAAGCCCCCAGTACTTTAGGGGTTAAGGCGACTAACAAGTATCAGTTAAAAATCACCCTCAGCAAACCTGTTCCCTATTTCAAAAAGCTATTAGCCGGAACAACCTTTTATCCGATCAGTCAAAAAGCCGTCGAAAAATACGGAAACAAGTACGGAACATCTGCTAAAAAAACAGTTTACAATGGACCATTTGTTTTAAAAGGTTGGAACGGAACCAACGATAATTGGAAACTAACTAAGAACCCCACTTATCGCGATCACAAAATTGTAAATCTCAAAGAAATCAATTATCAAGTTATCAAAGAATCATCGACTGCTTACAATTTGTATCAGTCTCATAAACTTGATATGGTCACTTTGGCTGGTGAACAAAATACGCAAAATAAAAACAATCCTGAGCTAAAAACATTGTCATCAGGCCGCGTTGGTTTTATTCAATACAACGAAAAAGATAAAACAGCCTCAAATAAAGATTTACGAACTGCTATTTCTTTGGCAATTAATCGTCAGCAATTAGCAACTAAGATCCTTGAAAATGGTTCTACAGCCGTTAAAACGTTTGGGGTTCGTAATATGTTGAAAAATCCCCAAACCGGCAAAGATTTTGTCGATGATGCGCATACGCCCAAGACGATGGATTACAATATCGCTAAAGCTAAAACGCTCTACCAAACCGCACAAAAGCAGCTGGGCAAAAAACAATTAACCTTAACCATTACTTGTGCAAATGATGATACAAGTCAACATACGGCTGACTTCATCCAGGGGCAATTGATGAATCAATTTAAGGGATTGAAGGTAAATATTCGTACAATGCCATTTCCTTCAATGTTAACTAAAGTTTCTCAAGGAGATTTTCAACTTAATTTAACTAGCTGGGGCATGGATTTTGCGGATCCTACCCAAGCACTTACCATTTTAACTTCAGACAGCAATTCTAATATGGGCCATTATCAAAGTGGCACCTATGATGCGGCCATGAATGCCGCAGATGGCAAGGATGCCATGAATGACTCCGCTCGCTACCAAGATCTTGTTAAAGCTGCTAAAACGGCCACAAATGACCAGGCTGTCACACCTTTATATGAGAGTCGTTCCCGTATGTTAGTCAATTCAGATTTGCATGGGGTTGTTTACAACAAGTTTAGTGGTGCCCTGGATTTTCGCACTGCCTTTGTAAAATAA
- a CDS encoding DUF6933 domain-containing protein, whose protein sequence is MIINPTKKALPIFNKLVRVADKDQAKRFATANPFFSWHANYYSVNRKKIVILVNDLTYATVVLYNINAKNKTNLARFITDGIRAAFKIAGISDKDIDAYFAMAGKIELNVGFNRQVTGVIVDMIKMADAGRFIDYRELIQVDLMNLLMQTPYKQKDYIVAKEAVKRAFDKGLSIAENATELPETTYQVNKTWADYHQWDKYEENPALLEGDAAGYDRVVAEVQANNKLLLEEFKNYLTNAQGLSKKVVTKHVNNAKFFVNEFMAFYTIKTPLKSADDVLEYFSDWFPRKAAYSAAEIKTNAGSIKKFLTFMEVTGEISAENVKNAKEDIKDGVEMGIEYLQTINDMSAGW, encoded by the coding sequence ATGATTATTAATCCGACAAAAAAAGCATTACCAATTTTCAATAAACTGGTTAGAGTAGCGGATAAAGACCAAGCAAAACGTTTTGCGACGGCAAATCCATTCTTTTCTTGGCATGCAAATTATTATTCGGTGAATCGAAAAAAGATTGTAATTTTGGTTAATGATTTAACATATGCAACGGTGGTTCTCTATAATATAAATGCGAAAAATAAAACTAATTTGGCTCGATTTATTACGGATGGGATTCGCGCAGCGTTTAAGATTGCCGGTATTTCTGATAAAGATATCGATGCGTATTTTGCGATGGCTGGAAAAATTGAGCTTAATGTTGGATTCAACCGCCAAGTAACTGGGGTGATTGTCGATATGATTAAAATGGCAGATGCTGGTCGATTTATTGATTATCGAGAGTTGATTCAGGTAGACTTGATGAATTTGTTAATGCAGACGCCGTATAAACAAAAAGATTATATTGTTGCGAAAGAAGCCGTGAAACGGGCATTTGATAAGGGGCTGTCAATCGCTGAAAATGCGACTGAATTACCGGAAACTACCTATCAAGTAAACAAAACTTGGGCCGATTATCATCAGTGGGATAAGTATGAGGAAAATCCAGCGCTACTTGAAGGCGATGCCGCGGGATATGATCGGGTAGTAGCTGAGGTTCAGGCTAACAACAAGTTATTGCTTGAAGAATTCAAAAACTATTTAACTAACGCACAAGGATTAAGTAAAAAGGTTGTCACGAAGCATGTGAACAACGCGAAATTTTTCGTCAATGAATTTATGGCTTTTTACACGATTAAAACGCCTTTAAAGTCTGCTGATGATGTACTGGAATATTTTTCAGATTGGTTTCCTCGAAAAGCAGCATATTCTGCTGCGGAAATTAAAACTAATGCCGGTTCTATCAAGAAGTTTTTGACGTTTATGGAAGTAACCGGAGAAATTAGCGCAGAGAATGTTAAAAATGCTAAAGAAGATATTAAAGACGGTGTAGAAATGGGAATTGAATACTTGCAGACGATTAACGACATGTCAGCAGGTTGGTAA
- a CDS encoding Crp/Fnr family transcriptional regulator, with protein MADHSAFECVQSAPIFVGLDDDTIKKLTTISTHQERFAAGTTLYSAGSDVDRLLVVDRGRIKIYRLDEDGQEQILYFLDEHAVDSEAALFTNATHQNFAETVEDSLVCSIRKSDFQNLLEKTPTLAVSIINAFGNRLTDLENRSARYGTLTAHDRLAKYLEDTAGRIGSRYFKLPLSKRDLANWLSITPETLSRQFSKLNQEGKIVMAGRMIKLI; from the coding sequence ATGGCTGATCATTCTGCGTTTGAATGTGTTCAATCGGCACCAATTTTTGTTGGGCTGGATGATGATACAATCAAAAAATTAACAACGATTTCAACGCATCAAGAGCGATTTGCTGCCGGAACGACACTTTATTCGGCCGGGTCGGATGTGGATCGGTTGCTGGTCGTTGATCGCGGGCGCATCAAGATTTATCGATTGGATGAAGACGGCCAAGAACAAATTCTATATTTCTTGGATGAACATGCGGTTGATAGTGAAGCTGCCTTATTCACGAATGCAACTCACCAAAACTTTGCTGAAACGGTGGAAGATTCGCTGGTTTGTTCAATTCGTAAGTCGGACTTTCAGAATTTATTAGAGAAAACACCGACGTTGGCAGTTAGTATCATTAATGCGTTTGGGAATCGTTTAACGGATTTAGAAAATCGCAGTGCACGATACGGAACGCTCACTGCCCATGATCGTTTGGCAAAATATCTGGAAGATACCGCCGGTCGAATTGGTAGTCGTTATTTTAAACTTCCATTGAGTAAACGAGATCTGGCGAATTGGTTAAGTATTACTCCGGAAACCTTGAGTCGCCAATTTTCTAAACTTAATCAAGAGGGTAAGATTGTGATGGCTGGAAGAATGATTAAGTTAATTTAA
- a CDS encoding DUF5655 domain-containing protein → MELYRTNKQEMEKIEGSNFELERGLQDLVENNLKLTLGIDFVASEFAVGKYRLDTIAYDQDTNAFVIIEYKKSSKYSVIDQGFAYLNTLLNHKADFALGYNEHFQAQRKVEYFDWTQVKVIFIAGSFTSYQLDAINNPDLPIELFEAQKYKNNYVTLNQIAKPSNFARFSHSTEKKNTGKNISDKGVNIDSASELVAPTEENLLLASSETIQDLYQKMKDTLLEWDPSFEIKPTKVYIGFRLHHHNVIDFLPQQRAMKIWINLSKGELNDSKGLFRDVSQTGHWGNGDYEIKLKNDDQLEYVLSLMKQGWQISKASLTKSNNI, encoded by the coding sequence ATGGAACTTTATAGAACAAATAAGCAAGAGATGGAAAAGATCGAGGGAAGTAATTTCGAATTAGAGCGTGGTTTACAAGATTTAGTTGAGAATAATCTCAAGCTAACCTTAGGAATTGATTTTGTCGCCAGCGAGTTTGCTGTTGGAAAGTATCGTTTGGACACAATTGCTTATGATCAGGATACAAATGCTTTTGTTATTATTGAATATAAGAAATCTTCAAAATATAGTGTGATTGATCAAGGGTTCGCCTACCTGAATACTTTGTTAAATCATAAAGCTGATTTTGCATTAGGTTACAATGAGCACTTTCAAGCGCAAAGAAAAGTCGAATATTTTGATTGGACACAGGTGAAGGTTATTTTCATTGCCGGTAGTTTTACCTCATATCAGTTAGATGCTATTAATAATCCAGACTTACCGATTGAATTGTTTGAAGCACAAAAGTATAAGAACAATTATGTGACTTTAAATCAGATCGCAAAACCTAGTAATTTTGCACGTTTTTCACACAGTACAGAAAAAAAGAATACGGGCAAGAATATTTCTGATAAAGGTGTAAACATCGATAGTGCGTCTGAATTAGTAGCGCCAACCGAAGAGAATTTATTGTTAGCAAGTTCTGAAACAATTCAAGATCTCTATCAAAAAATGAAGGATACTTTGTTAGAGTGGGATCCGTCTTTTGAAATTAAACCAACAAAGGTATATATCGGTTTCCGATTGCATCATCATAATGTTATTGATTTTCTTCCCCAACAACGGGCAATGAAGATATGGATTAATTTGTCAAAGGGAGAATTGAATGATTCCAAGGGTTTGTTTAGAGATGTCAGTCAAACTGGTCATTGGGGCAATGGAGACTATGAGATTAAGTTAAAAAATGATGATCAATTAGAATATGTTCTAAGTTTAATGAAACAAGGGTGGCAGATTAGTAAAGCATCTTTAACAAAATCAAATAATATTTAA